A portion of the Esox lucius isolate fEsoLuc1 chromosome 20, fEsoLuc1.pri, whole genome shotgun sequence genome contains these proteins:
- the tspan13a gene encoding tetraspanin-13, which yields MGCGGFVCTKNSLCALNVLYVIVSLLLIGVGAWGKWFGLVSSFRVVAGVIGVGIFLLFVAFLGLCGALKHHQVLLFFYMLILFLVFIVQLSVSAACLAINKEQQVKLLEAGLKKSPATLKDVERTLNCCGFSEVNTTGTCEADCFSKLDSCDPCGPLIQTHASEVLHFVGGIGCFFSFTEILGVWLTHRYRNQKNSHLNSGHSALC from the exons ATGGGTTGCGGAGGATTTGTTTGCACCAAGAATTCCTTATGCGCgctgaatgtactgtatgtt ATTGTTAGCCTGCTGTTGATTGGCGTAGGAGCTTGGGGGAAATGGTTTGGCCTGGTATCCAGTTTTCGTGTGGTGGCTGGAGTGATTGGCGTGGGCATCTTCCTGTTATTTGTGGCATTTCTGGGCCTCTGTGGAGCCCTGAAACACCACCAGGTCCTGCTGTTCTTT TACATGCTTATCCTGTTCCTGGTGTTCATTGTCCAGCTCTCTGTTTCAGCCGCATGTCTGGCTATCAATAAAGAGCAGCAG GTCAAACTCTTAGAGGCGGGCTTGAAAAAATCCCCAGCAACACTGAAGGATGTTGAGAGAACTCTCAACTGCTGTGGTTTCTCTGAAGTGAACACCACTGGCACCTGTGAAGCG GACTGTTTCTCCAAACTAGACTCGTGCGATCCCTGTGGTCCCCTCATCCAAACTCATGCCAGTGAGGTTTTACACTTTGTGGGCGGAATTGGATGCTTCTTCAGCTTCACAGAG ATCCTGGGAGTGTGGCTAACACATCGATACAGAAATCAGAAGAATTCCCATCTAAACTCTG GTCACTCAGCACTCTGTTAG